A single Brachionichthys hirsutus isolate HB-005 chromosome 17, CSIRO-AGI_Bhir_v1, whole genome shotgun sequence DNA region contains:
- the cct4 gene encoding T-complex protein 1 subunit delta, whose amino-acid sequence MPEGKAAPRALNMGKYKGGAYQDRDKPAQIRFSNISAAKAVADAVRTSLGPKGMDKMIQDEKGDVTITNDGATILKQMQVLHPAAKMLVELSKAQDIEAGDGTTSVVVIAGALLDACYKLLQKGIHPTTISESFQKAVEKGVAVLAAMSRPVQLGDRETLLNSATTALCSKVVSQYSSLLAPMSVDAVLRVIDPATATGVDLQDIRIIKKLGGTVDDCELVEGLVLTQRVANGSVARVEKAKIGLIQFCLSPPKTDMDNQIVVSDYAQMDRVLREERAYILNLVKQIKKAGCNVLLIQKSILRDALSDLALHFLNKMKIMVVKDIEREDIEFICKTLGTRPIAHIDHFTAEMLGSAELAEEVSLNGSGKLVKVTGCTSPGKTVSVVVRGSNKLVMEEAERSIHDALCVIRCLVKRRALIAGGGAPEIELAVRLAEYSRTLGGMEAYCVRAYSDALEVIPSTLAENAGLNPISTVTELRNRHAQGDKMAGINVRKGGISNILEELVVQPLLVSLSALTLATETVRSILKIDDVVNTR is encoded by the exons ATGCCTGAAGGGAAAGCGGCACCGAGGGCCTTAAACATGGGCAAGTACAAAGGAGGGGCGTATCAGGACCGCGACAAGCCGGCCCAGATCCGGTTCAGTAACATCTCGGCTGCCAAAG CGGTCGCGGACGCCGTCAGAACCAGCCTGGGCCCCAAAGGGATGGACAAGATG ATCCAGGACGAGAAGGGTGACGTGACCATCACCAACGACGGCGCCACCATCCTGAAGCAGATGCAGGTGCTCCACCCCGCAGCCAAAATG CTGGTGGAGCTGTCCAAGGCGCAGGACATCGAGGCCGGAGACGGAACCACGTCGGTGGTGGTGATCGCCGGGGCGCTGCTGGACGCCTGCtacaagctgctgcagaaag GGATCCACCCCACCACCATCTCCGAGTCGTTCCAGAAGGCGGTGGAGAAGGGCGTCGCCGTGCTGGCGGCCATGAGCCGGCCGGTGCAGCTGGGCGACCGCGAGACGCTGCTGAACAGCGCCACCACGGCGCTGTGCTCCAAGGTGGTGTCCCAGTACTCCAGCCTGCTGGCGCCCATGAGCGTGGACGCCGTCCTGCGGGTCATCGACCCCGCCACGGCCACCGGCGTCGACCTGCAGGACATCAGGATCATCAAGAAGCTCGG CGGGACGGTTGATGACTGCGAGCTGGTGGAGGGTCTGGTTCTGACCCAGAGGGTGGCCAACGGCAGCGTGGCGCGGGTGGAGAAGGCCAAGATCGGCCTGATCCAGTTCTGCCTGTCGCCCCCGAAGACCGAC ATGGACAACCAGATCGTGGTGTCGGATTACGCCCAGATGGACCGGGTGCTGCGGGAGGAGCGGGCCTACATCCTGAACCTGGTGAAGCAGATCAAGAAGGCCGGCTGCAACGTGCTCCTGATCCAGAAGTCCATCCTGAG AGACGCCCTGAGCGACCTCGCCCTGCACTTCCTCAACAAGATGAAGATCATGGTGGTGAAGGACATCGAGAGGGAGGACATCGAGTTCATCTGCAAG accctCGGAACCAGACCCATCGCCCACATCGACCACTTCACTGCGGAGATGCTGGGCTCAGCAGAGCTCGCCGAGGAGGTCAGCCTCAACGGCTCCGGCAAGCTGGTGAAG GTCACGGGCTGCACCAGTCCCGGGAAGACGGTGAGCGTGGTGGTCCGGGGCTCCAACAAGCTGGtgatggaggaggcggagcgTTCCATCCACGACGCGCTGTGTGTGATCCGCTGCCTGGTGAAGAGGAG ggctCTGATcgccggcggcggcgccccAGAGATCGAGCTCGCCGTGCGTCTGGCCGAGTACTCTCGTACTCTGGGCGGTATGGAGGCCTACTGCGTCAGGGCGTACAGCGACGCCCTGGAGGTCATCCCCTCCACGCTGGCTGAGAACGCCGGCCTGAACCCCATCTCCACGGTAACGGAGCTCCGCAACAGACACGCCCAGGGAGACAAGATGGCCGGCATCAACGTCCGCAAG GGCGGGATCTCCAacatcctggaggagctggtggTCCAGCCTTTACTGGTTTCCCTCAGCGCTCTGACGCTGGCCACGGAGACGGTGCGCAGCATCCTGAAGATCGACGAcgtg GTGAACACCCGATAA
- the fam161a gene encoding protein FAM161B — protein MRGGMADGHWTAVLVTSCLKAPVGLRDAAAGHVDDRDDEQEVTEITLINFVTPSKLDSEDLGGIFSSHEEYYGKLEELKEAQRRTMAELESTYRRKLQLGAVATEAGRRAWPNSSPAAPRLRRSRSAVELRGGSGPSDSSDEGGCAASPKDHIRNMWSDFKPTPRRRQPSASSLPSLPGDPRRRAARETRGKEREEPGKHRVTVTRPFQMMLCEAERRRRGLKSRSETELENAALRRQLEELTECQRKFRASPAPAHVRLPVQEEEQERRTRTHLSTVPKPFSFLERERLKKERKPPSEQEKVKPFKAKPAPKAVQVASGEQAKEAELHRANKIQMRAQEMLRGASMPPGMLTRRVAERRKAKDEGGRDGSAHRPQTSGEVPDFAARYRRFQRHLEKHREVKPTTACQPFDLRTSQISSHRERVLADIERDRSSPRARRWPYVGPGPPRTPGSSLCSSLSGSLEFLPAKATDATRKRHQAVRKVLEQRKEAEEEAELWRARQKRREKTLQRVVLTRARANDPHLALSQTHLSRLKEFRRQEQQRRKEYQQEIKEMQQRVEGRPLLLEQVAQRNAKQAAEKRFTDTLRGAELTHEFISSTAARSGSGSGSGSRSGSESSTSASSDRKHSRHPEELDPRNQPVHDRKDFLDEDVEVDPRSREASSKRQDEDDEGGDESCASSDDHQYYSDDSDHD, from the exons ATGAGAGGAGGAATGGCGGACGGGCACTGGACGGCCGTCCTGGTGACGTCATGCCTGAAGGCGCCGGTGGGCCTGCGGGACGCGGCCGCCGGTCACGTGGACGACCGGGACGACGAGCAGGAGGTAACGGAGATCACGTTAATTAACTTCGTtacaccttcaaaa CTGGACTCCGAGGACCTCGGTGGGATCTTCTCCTCTCACGAGGAGTACTACGGcaagctggaggagctgaaggaggcgcAGCGGCGCACCATGGCGGAGCTGGAGAGCACGTACcggaggaagctgcagctgggCGCCGTGGCGACGGAGGCGGGGCGCCG GGCGTGGCCAAACAGCAGCCCAGCAGCTCCACGTTTGAGGAGGAGCCGCTCTGCTGTCGAACTCCGGGGAGGTTCCGGTCCGTCGGACTCCTCAGACGAAGGAGGATGTGCTGCTTCCCCCAAAGACCACATCAGGAACATGTGGTCCGACTTCAAACCGAccccccgccgccgccagccGTCGGCCTCGTCGCTGCCCAGCCTGCCAGGAGACCCGAGGAGACGAGCGGCGAGGGAGACGCGGGggaaggagcgggaggagcCCGGGAAACACAGAGTGACCGTCACCAGACCGTTCCAGATGATGCTGTGTGAGGccgagaggaggaggcgtggcttaAAGAGCCGCTCGGAGACGGAGCTGGAGAACGCCGCGCTGCGccggcagctggaggagctgacggAATGCCAGAGGAAGTTCAGGGCCAGCCCCGCCCCGGCTCACGTTCGCCTCCccgttcaggaggaggagcaggagcgcAGGACGAGGACGCACCTGAGCACCGTCCCGAAGCCCTTCAGCTTCCTGGAGAGGGAGCGGCTGAAGAAGGAGCGGAAGCCGCCGTCCGAGCAGGAGAAGGTCAAACCCTTCAAGGCCAAACCCGCCCCCAAGGCGGTGCAGGTCGCGTCGGGGGAGCAGgcgaaggaggcggagctgcacCGCGCCAACAAGATCCAGATGAGAGCGCAGGAGATGCTCCGCGGCGCCTCCATGCCCCCCGGCATGCTGACGAGACGAGTCGCCGAACGCAGGAAAGCGAAAGACGAGGGCGGACGGGACGGCTCCGCCCACAGGCCGCAGACCAGCGGGGAGGTGCCGGACTTCGCCGCCAGGTACCGCCGCTTCCAGAGACACCTGGAGAAGCACAGGGAGGTGAAGCCCACCACCGCCTGCCAACCCTTTGATCTGAGGACGTCACAGATCTCGTCCCACCGCGAACGCGTCCTGGCCGACATCGAGCGGGACCGGAGCAGCCCTCGGGCGCGGCGCTGGCCGTACGTCGGACCCGGGCCGCCCCGGACGCCCGGCTCCagtctctgctcctccctctccggCAGCTTGGAGTTCCTGCCTGCCAAAGCTACCGATGCTACCAGGAAGCGCCACCAGGCCGTGAG AAAGGTgctggagcagaggaaggaggcggaggaggaggcggagctctggAGGGCgaggcagaagaggagagagaagactCTGCAGAGGGTGGTGCTAACACGAGCCCGGGCCAACGACCCCCACCTGGCCCTGTCTCAGACGCACCTCAGCAGACTCAAAGAGTTCAG GAGGCAGGAGCAGCAGCGCAGGAAGGAGTACCAGCAGGAGATCAAGGAGATGCAGCAGCGCGTGGAGGGGAggcctctgctgctggagcaggttGCACAG CGGAACGCCAAACAGGCAGCCGAGAAGCGCTTCACCGACACGCTGCGTGGCGCTGAGCTGACCCACGAGTTCATCAGCAGCACGGCAGccaggtccgggtccgggtccggttCTGGGTCCAGGTCTGGGTCTGAAAGTAGCACCTCTGCTTCCAGTGACAGGAAACACAG caggCACCCCGAGGAGCTGGACCCGCGGAACCAGCCTGTTCACGACAGGAAGGACTTCCTGGATGAAGATGTGGAGGTTGACCCACGGAGTCGGGAGGCTTCATCAAAGCgtcaggatgaagatgatgaaggtggAGATGAGAGCTGCGCGTCCTCAGACGATCATCAGTATTACTCGGACGACAGCGACCATGACTGA
- the xpo1a gene encoding exportin-1, with product MPAEMTMLADHPARQLLDFSQKLDINLLDNVVNSMYHDIGSQQRVAQEVLTSLKDHPDAWTRVDTILEFSQNMKTKYYALQILETVIKTRWKILPRNQCDGIKKYVVGLIIKTSSDPANMEKEGVYISKLNMILVQILKQEWPKHWPTFISDIVGASRTSESLCQNNMIILKLLSEEVFDFSSGQMTQVKAKHLKDSMCNEFSQIFQLCQFVMENSQNAPLVHATLETLLRFLNWIPLGYIFETKLISTLVYKFLNVPMFRNVTLKCLTEIGGVSVSQYEEQFVNLFSLTMGQLKQMLPLNTNIRLAYANGKDDEQNFIQNLSLFLCTFLKEHGQLVERRSNLRETLMEALHYMLLVSEVEETEIFKICLEYWNHLAAELYRESPFASSSSPLLSDPPPRRHRYLPVLSQVRLLMVSRMAKPEEVLVVENDQGEVVREFMKDTDAINLYKNMRETLVYLTHLDYADTERIMTEKLHNQVNGTEWSWRNLNMLCWAIGSISGAMHEEDEKRFLVTVIKDLLGLCEQKRGKDNKAIIASNIMYIVGQYPRFLRAHWKFLKTVVNKLFEFMHETHDGVQDMACDTFIKIAQKCRRHFVQVQVGEVMPFIDEILNNINTIICDLQPQQVHTFYEAVGYMIAAQTDQAVQELLIEKYMLLPNQVWDSIIQQATKNVDILKDAETVRQLGSILKTNVRACKAVGHPFVVQLGRIYLDMLNVYKCLSENISSAVQTNGEMVTKQPLIRSMRTVKRETLKLISGWVSRSNDSQMVAENFVPPLLEAVLIDYQRNVPAAREPEVLSTMATIVNKLGFNITGEISKIFDAVFECTLNMINKDFEEFPEHRTHFFYLLQAATSQCFPAFLSIAPAQFKLILDSIIWAFKHTMRNVADTGLQILYTLLQNVSGEEAAAQSFYQTYFCDVLQHIFSVVTDTSHTAGLTMHATILAYMFNLVEEGKVSVALSASSAVSNQAHVQEYIANLLKTAFPHLQDAQLKVFVTGLFSLNQDIPAFKEHLRDFLVQIKEFAGEDTTDLFLEERESALRQAQEEKHKLQMSVPGILNPHELPEEMCD from the exons ATGCCGGCAGAAATGACCATGTTGGCCGATCACCCAGCCAGACAGCTGCTGGACTTCAGTCAGAAACTGGACATCAACCTGCTGGACAACGTCGTCAACTCCATGTACCACGACATCGGCTCCCAG CAGCGAGTGGCGCAGGAAGTCCTCACCAGCCTGAAGGACCACCCAGACGCCTGGACGAGAGTGGACACCATCCTGGAGTTCTCTCAGAACATGAAGACTAAA TATTACGCTCTGCAGATTCTGGAGACGGTCATCAAAACCCGCTGGAAGATCCTGCCCAGGAACCAGTGTGACG GCATCAAGAAGTACGTCGTCGGCTTGATCATCAAGACGTCGTCTGATCCGGCCAACATGGAG AAAGAGGGCGTTTACATCTCCAAGCTCAACATGATCCTCGTTCAG ATCCTGAAGCAGGAGTGGCCCAAACACTGGCCCACCTTCATCAGCGACATCGTGGGGGCGAGCCGCACCAGCGAGAGCCTCTGCCAGAACAACATGATCATCCTCAAGCTGCTCAGCGAGGAGGTGTTTGACTTCTCCAGCGGCCAGATGACCCAGGTGAAGGCCAAGCACCTGAAGGACAG CATGTGCAACGAGTTCTCCCAAATCTTCCAGCTGTGCCAATTTGTGATG GAAAACTCCCAGAATGCCCCGCTGGTCCACGCCACGCTGGAGACGCTCCTCCGCTTCCTGAACTGGATCCCTCTGGGCTACATCTTTGAGACGAAGCTCATCAGCACGCTGGTGTACaag TTCTTGAACGTTCCCATGTTTCGCAACGTGACGCTGAAGTGTTTGACGGAGATCGGCGGCGTGAGCGTCAGCCAGTACGAGGAGCAGTTTGTGAACCTGTTCAGCCTCACCATGGGGCAGCTCAagcag ATGCTGCCTCTAAACACCAACATCAGGCTGGCCTACGCCAACGGGAAGGACGACGAGCAGAACTTCATCCAGAACCTCAGCCTGTTCCTCTGCACCTTCCTCAAGGAGCACGGGCAGCTGGTCGAGAGGAGGTCCAACCTGAGGGAGACGCTGATGGAG gccctgCACTACATGCTGCTGGTGTcggaggtggaggagacggAGATCTTTAAGATCTGTCTGGAGTACTGGAACCATCTGGCAGCAGAGCTCTACAGGGAGAGCCCCTTCGCCAGCTCCAGCTCCCCCCTgctgtcagacccccccccccgcagacacCGCTACCTGCCGGTGCTGTCCCAG gtgCGTCTGCTGATGGTGAGCCGCATGGCCAAACCGGAGGAGGTGCTGGTGGTGGAGAACGACCAGGGGGAGGTGGTCCGGGAGTTCATGAAGGACACGGACGCCATCAACCTGTACAAGAACATGAGGGAGACCCTGG TGTACCTGACCCATCTGGACTACGCCGACACTGAACGCATCATGACCGAGAAGCTCCACAACCAGGTGAACGGCACCGAGTGGTCCTGGAGGAACCTGAACATGCTCTGCTGGGCCATCGGCTCCATCAGCGGCGCCATGCACGAGGAGGACGAGAAGCGCTTCCTGGTCACCGTCATCAAG GACCTTCTGGGTCTGTGCGAGCAGAAACGAGGGAAGGACAACAAGGCCATCATAGCGTCCAACATCATGTACATCGTGGGACAGTATCCCCGCTTCCTCCGGGCCCACTGGAAGTTCCTGAAGACCGTCGTCAACAAGCTGTTTGAGTTCATGCACG AGACCCACGATGGCGTGCAGGACATGGCGTGCGACACCTTCATCAAGATCGCTCAGAAGTGCCGGCGCCACTTTGTCCAGGTCCAGGTGGGCGAGGTGATGCCCTTCATCGACGAGATCCTCAACAACATCAACACCATCATCTGCGACCTGCAGCCGCAGCAG GTTCACACGTTTTACGAGGCCGTCGGCTACATGATCGCCGCCCAGACGGACCAGGCGGTTCAGGAGCTCCTCATAGAGAAGTACATGCTGCTGCCCAACCAGGTGTGGGACAGCATCATCCAGCAGGCCACCAAG AACGTGGACATCCTGAAAGACGCCGAGACGGTCCGTCAGCTGGGCAGCATCCTGAAGACCAACGTCAGAGCCTGTAAGGCCGTGGGACACCCCTTCGTGGTCCAGCTGGGACGGATCTACCTGGACATGCTCAACGTCTACAAGTGTCTGAGTGAAAACATCTCCTCGGCCGTCCAGACCAACG GAGAGATGGTGACCAAGCAGCCCCTGATCAGGAGCATGAGGACGGTGAAGAGGGAGACGCTGAAGCTCATCTCAGGATGGGTCAGTCGCTCCAACGACTCCCAGATG GTGGCAGAAAACTTTGTGCCCCCCCTGCTGGAGGCGGTGCTCATTGACTACCAGCGGAACGTCCCGGCTGCCAGAGAGCCCGAGGTCCTCAGCACCATGGCAACCATCGTCAACAAGCTGGGATTCAACATCACAGGAGAAATCTCCAAGATCTTTGATGCCGTCTTCGAATGCACTTTGAACATGATCAACAAG GACTTTGAAGAATTCCCGGAACACCGAACCCATTTCTTCTACCTCCTCCAAGCCGCCACGTCCCAGTGCTTCCCGGCCTTCCTGTCCATCGCTCCGGCCCAGTTCAAGCTGATCCTGGACTCCATCATCTGGGCCTTCAAGCACACCATGAGGAACGTGGCCGACACAG GTCTCCAGATCCTCTACACCCTCCTCCAGAACGTGTcgggggaggaggcggcggcgcagAGCTTCTACCAGACGTACTTCTGTGACGTCCTGCAGCACATCTTCTCCGTGGTGACCGACACGTCTCACACCGCAG GCCTGACGATGCACGCCACCATCCTGGCCTACATGTTCAacctggtggaggaggggaAGGTCAGCGTGGCCCTGAGCGCCAGCAGCGCCGTCAGCAACCAGGCCCACGTTCAGGAGTACATCGCCAACCTGCTGAAGACGGCCTTCCCCCACCTGCAGGA CGCCCAGCTGAAGGTGTTTGTGACGGGGCTGTTCAGCCTGAATCAGGACATCCCCGCCTTCAAAGAGCACCTGAGGGACTTCCTGGTGCAGATCAAG GAGTTTGCCGGTGAGGACACGACGGACCTGTttctggaggagagggagtcGGCCCTGCGCCAGGCCCAGGAGGAGAAGCACAAGCTCCAGATGTCGGTGCCGGGGATCCTCAACCCCCACGAGCTGCCGGAGGAGATGTGTGACTGA